The following are encoded together in the Drosophila takahashii strain IR98-3 E-12201 chromosome X, DtakHiC1v2, whole genome shotgun sequence genome:
- the LOC108054797 gene encoding uncharacterized protein, with amino-acid sequence MKPDQLNRLIRVNTRMQPWFLRNTSELYESAVRTYYEHNRHSRFRAENVGPLRRVKKSQEVPSPAEIYPRSHVLQADQLLHTMKQASQPRSMSFSAARPYASAYGPGFVGRRNGSSSCSSASSRRSSRTEIMVGSLRKSKARRERKRSLQKSRDSSREDMGGMFSARSMSLPPLPAMMPPSRQHHMAAMAKTALSQPTRVPRGEGDCLMPVDAALKRRISVLSHLESSGRSTGGRQPSEMRFRFQTLGDRVKQFEYIQFADGPVATYAFNRSQRRPITSTAHSPRSRLEDSADITATRRLDVRQQPRHLSFHNVLHANYRQRSRSLESGAVQLMESLSLAPLTRPETPLGPRGIGEYTRGSSLDSSSRTSLKTGTSTVTWSNTLGRNPETFPDDPGNRSAVNFGYSKSSEETSGDWDAKPGEDWCKYPRSSSSLGTGFGSNLTLAETTSRGNFGISSGPEKKIRSIGETSGGEASGSTAGSSEKCKAETGSFSGKDEPSRATVAPVRRLQLQQRSLQTSAKVEEEPITPFEVKNKPVEKKMKLVSQQDKPRVTKVISNQVSRSSHRSFFQPSEEPDLPAVQPPQSKVSREEKPQKKPQKEQKREPSLKGANQLLVASASQVSAYKRAFRTQQQVLKAEILHQQAQHLQQSEKNEPTEQAKQTPKLRSHRGSIPNTNRSTIVRGAKAPPLTKGVSKPGAGTKGLELKKKAFQELPVKTKAAPVTAHLTAKRTAQMTAAKKGSMKMETSTGGGGGGAVAGRRAVTEPAVATKTRRSALTLAAQQQQSRSGNSLLGFRRETVNRAAAALLQRRDADEPLSQLPLQSQSQSQSPSAQQRRQFHFPHPPWRPSY; translated from the exons ATGAAACCCGACCAGCTGAACCGACTGATCAGAGTTAATACGCGAATGCAACCCTGGTTTTTGCGCAACACCAGCGAGCTCTACGAAAGTGCCGTTAGGACCTATTACGAAC ACAATCGCCACTCCCGTTTTCGGGCGGAGAACGTGGGTCCGTTGCGCAGGGTCAAGAAATCGCAGGAGGTGCCCAGTCCGGCCGAGATCTATCCGCGCAGCCATGTCCTGCAGGCGGACCAGCTGCTCCACACGATGAAGCAGGCGAGTCAGCCGCGCTCCATGTCCTTCTCGGCGGCTCGTCCCTACGCCTCGGCCTACGGCCCAGGATTCGTGGGCCGCAGGAACGGCAGCTCGAGCTGCTCCAGCGCCAGCAGCAGGCGATCCTCCCGCACCGAGATCATGGTGGGTTCGCTGCGGAAGAGCAAGGCGCGGCGGGAGCGCAAGAGGTCGCTGCAGAAGAGCAGGGACTCCTCCAGGGAGGACATGGGAGGCATGTTCAGTGCCCGGTCCATGAGCCTGCCTCCCCTGCCCGCGATGATGCCGCCGAGCAGGCAGCACCACATGGCGGCCATGGCCAAGACGGCTCTCTCCCAACCCACGAGAGTTCCGCGCGGCGAGGGCGACTGCCTGATGCCGGTGGATGCGGCCCTCAAGCGGAGGATCTCGGTGCTGAGTCATCTGGAGTCATCGGGCAGAAGCACTGGCGGCCGCCAACCGTCGGAGATGCGCTTCCGCTTCCAGACTCTGGGCGATCGCGTCAAGCAGTTCGAGTACATTCAGTTCGCCGACGGACCCGTGGCCACCTACGCCTTCAATCGGAGCCAGAGGAGACCCATCACCAGCACCGCCCATTCGCCGAGGAGTCGCCTCGAGGACTCGGCGGACATCACCGCCACCCGCCGTCTGGATGTGAGGCAACAACCGCGCCACCTCAGCTTCCACAATGTCCTGCACGCCAACTACCGCCAGAGGAGCCGGAGCCTGGAGTCCGGAGCGGTCCAGCTGATGGAGTCCCTGTCCCTGGCACCCTTAACGCGACCCGAAACTCCATTAGGTCCTCGGGGAATCGGGGAATACACACGGGGATCCAGCCTGGACAGCAGTTCGCGGACCAGCCTGAAGACCGGAACTTCGACGGTAACTTGGTCGAATACTTTGGGAAGAAATCCAG AAACCTTTCCAGACGATCCGGGCAACAGATCGGCGGTCAACTTTGGATATTCAAAGAGTTCAGAAGAAACGTCGGGCGATTGGGATGCCAAGCCGGGAGAGGATTGGTGCAAGTACCCCAGATCGAGCAGCTCATTGGGAACAGGTTTCGGATCAAATTTAACACTAGCTGAAACAACAAGTAGGGGAAACTTTGGAATCTCTTCTGGACCAGAGAAGAAAATACGCTCGATTGGGGAAACAAGTGGAGGTGAAGCTTCGGGATCTACAGCAGGAAGTTCAGAGAAGTGTAAAGCGGAAACTGGATCGTTTTCCGGAAAAGATGAGCCCAGTCGAGCCACCGTGGCCCCAGTGCGTCGTCTGCAATTGCAGCAGCGAAGTCTTCAGACCTCGGCCAAAGTGGAGGAAGAGCCGATTACCCCTTTTGAGGTCAAGAATAAGCCCGTGGAGAAGAAGATGAAGCTGGTGAGCCAGCAGGACAAGCCGCGGGTGACCAAGGTGATCAGCAATCAGGTGAGCCGCTCCAGCCATCGGTCATTCTTCCAGCCATCCGAAGAGCCTGACCTTCCGGCGGTTCAACCTCCCCAAAGCAAAGTTTCCAGGGAAGAAAAGCCTCAGAAGAAGCCGCAAAAAGAGCAGAAACGGGAGCCCTCCCTCAAAGGAGCCAATCAGCTGCTGGTGGCGAGTGCATCGCAG GTTTCGGCCTACAAGCGTGCCTTCCGCACCCAGCAGCAGGTGCTCAAGGCGGAGATCCTTCATCAGCAGGCGCAGCACCTTCAGCAATCCGAGAAGAATGAGCCGACGGAACAGGCTAAGCAGACTCCCAAACTACGGAGCCACCGAGGTTCGATCCCGAACACCAATCGATCGACGATTGTCAGAGGAGCTAAGGCTCCTCCGCTGACTAAAGGAGTATCCAAACCGGGGGCTGGAACCAAGGGATTGGAACTGAAAAAGAAAGCATTTCAGGAATTGCCGGTGAAGACAAAAG CGGCTCCCGTAACAGCGCACTTAACAGCAAAGCGGACTGCGCAAATGACTGCGGCCAAAAAGGGATCAATGAAGATGGAAACCTcaacaggaggaggaggtgggggAGCGGTAGCGGGACGGCGAGCGGTAACAGAACCCGCGGTAGCAACAAAAACCCGCCGATCGGCGCTGACGCTGGctgcgcagcagcagcagtcgcgTAGCGGTAATTCGCTGCTCGGCTTTCGTCGCGAAACGGTTAACCGCGCAGCGGCAGCGCTGCTGCAGCGACGCGACGCCGACGAGCCGCTGTCGCAGTTGCCGttgcagtcgcagtcgcagtcgcagtcgccgtCGGCACAGCAGCGCCGGCAATTTCATTTCCCCCATCCCCCGTGGCGTCCCAGCTACTGA